One Henriciella litoralis genomic window carries:
- a CDS encoding glutamine synthetase family protein: protein MSDFLGRLKAIEPIERLEAFVIDVNGCPRGKWMSPAKARKLSETGLLLPRSAFALDIEGKDVAGAGLAFGTGDPDGTCVPVESTLFPVSWSANRAAQVLLTMEVDGQPFYGDPRAMLGRVLKGFEAAGLRPTVAVETEFYLVRGEQQVSPMPGAGDLLSLVALQEQEAFLNDVASACKTMNLDLESILSENAPGQFEINISYSDNALKAADDAVLFKRCIKAIARQHGLTATFMSKPFGDIAGSGMHVHIGLLGPDGVSVFGQDDVSPNAPMRHAIGGLLTNMADSMLAFAPHANSYRRFRRNSHAPCSACWGIDDRTAAVRAIPSSPARIEHRVAGADANPYLVVALVLAGVLEGIQREVDPGGPQDPQEGGEAGGRLPLDWRAAISKFETSDFVARALGENARDMIAACKWQDFDLLLSRVSDVEHQLYLSQA from the coding sequence ATGTCGGATTTTCTGGGTCGGCTGAAGGCAATTGAGCCTATTGAGCGGCTTGAAGCTTTTGTGATTGATGTGAACGGATGCCCTCGAGGTAAGTGGATGTCGCCGGCAAAGGCGCGGAAGCTCTCGGAAACCGGGCTTCTTTTGCCGCGCTCCGCATTCGCGCTTGATATCGAAGGCAAGGACGTTGCGGGCGCGGGGCTTGCTTTCGGCACCGGCGATCCAGACGGCACGTGCGTTCCGGTTGAAAGCACCTTGTTTCCAGTCTCTTGGTCAGCAAACAGGGCTGCCCAGGTTCTGTTGACGATGGAGGTTGATGGTCAGCCGTTTTACGGAGACCCTCGGGCCATGCTGGGCCGTGTGCTCAAAGGCTTCGAAGCGGCAGGTTTGCGCCCGACCGTAGCTGTCGAGACAGAGTTCTATCTCGTGCGCGGCGAACAGCAGGTCTCTCCGATGCCCGGCGCCGGCGACCTTCTGTCTCTGGTGGCGCTGCAGGAGCAGGAAGCGTTTCTGAACGACGTGGCGTCGGCGTGTAAGACGATGAATCTGGATCTTGAATCCATTCTATCGGAAAACGCCCCCGGTCAGTTCGAGATCAACATTTCCTATTCGGATAACGCGCTCAAGGCGGCTGATGATGCTGTACTTTTCAAGAGATGCATTAAAGCAATTGCACGCCAGCATGGCTTGACCGCTACCTTCATGTCGAAGCCTTTTGGAGACATCGCGGGCAGCGGCATGCATGTGCACATTGGTTTGCTAGGCCCCGATGGGGTCTCGGTGTTCGGGCAGGATGACGTCTCGCCAAATGCGCCGATGCGCCATGCAATCGGCGGGCTTCTTACGAACATGGCCGATAGCATGCTTGCTTTCGCGCCCCATGCAAATTCGTACCGACGTTTCCGCCGTAATAGTCATGCCCCCTGTAGCGCATGTTGGGGCATCGATGATCGAACAGCAGCCGTTCGAGCTATTCCCAGCTCACCGGCCCGAATTGAACATCGCGTCGCGGGCGCCGACGCCAATCCTTATCTCGTCGTGGCCCTTGTCCTGGCTGGAGTCCTTGAGGGGATTCAGCGAGAGGTTGATCCGGGCGGCCCGCAAGATCCTCAAGAAGGAGGCGAAGCCGGCGGACGTCTGCCGCTCGATTGGCGCGCCGCCATTTCAAAATTCGAAACTTCAGACTTCGTCGCGCGGGCCTTGGGCGAGAACGCACGAGATATGATCGCGGCCTGCAAATGGCAGGACTTCGACCTTCTCCTCTCCCGCGTCAGCGACGTTGAACATCAACTCTATCTTTCTCAGGCCTAA
- a CDS encoding aldehyde dehydrogenase, translating to MSNTLAVPLPSLNLIGDQHLAAAQGGELENINPATGQRLNMIPRSTSEDVDLAVSTARRTFDSGSWSRISPRTRRTVMLKWVELMERDREVLAQLETTDAGKPIANTRSADIPLSIDAVRYYAEAVDKITGEVGPSGPDRFSYAVHDPLGVVGIIVPWNFPLLMAMWKIAPAIAMGNSVVVKPSELTSLSILHVANLALEAGVPPGVINIVTGLGEEAGAAISRHMDVDMIAFTGSGGVGRQLMRDSGDSNLKRVALELGGKSPNIVLEDCEDLEAAARGAAWGIFYNQGQVCTAGSRLLVQRSIHREFVEKLLEVAAQIHPGDPMKSKTELGSVISEQHLSRILGHVQQALTDGAELLLGGERALESSGGFYMQPTVFDQVDPQWALARKEVFGPVLAIIPFDSEDDALAIANGTEYGLASGVWTGSISKAHRFARELRAGLVWVNGWDACDITMPFGGFGQSGFGRDRSLHALYKYADLKSVSFSFDA from the coding sequence ATGTCCAATACCCTCGCTGTGCCGTTGCCTTCGCTCAATCTCATTGGAGACCAGCATTTAGCTGCAGCCCAGGGAGGTGAGCTGGAGAATATCAACCCGGCAACGGGACAACGTCTCAACATGATCCCTCGCTCGACGTCTGAAGACGTCGATCTCGCCGTGTCCACCGCGCGCAGGACTTTCGACAGCGGAAGCTGGTCGCGTATTTCACCTCGAACCCGCCGCACTGTGATGCTGAAATGGGTTGAGCTGATGGAACGGGATCGGGAAGTGCTGGCACAACTCGAAACCACGGATGCGGGCAAGCCCATCGCCAACACGCGGTCCGCTGACATCCCTCTGTCCATTGATGCGGTTCGTTACTACGCCGAAGCCGTCGACAAGATCACAGGGGAGGTAGGCCCGAGCGGTCCTGATCGTTTCTCCTATGCCGTCCACGACCCATTGGGCGTTGTCGGCATTATCGTTCCCTGGAATTTTCCTTTGTTGATGGCGATGTGGAAGATTGCGCCAGCGATTGCCATGGGCAACAGCGTGGTCGTGAAGCCATCCGAGCTTACGTCGCTGTCGATCCTGCATGTCGCCAACCTTGCCCTGGAAGCAGGTGTGCCACCGGGCGTGATCAACATTGTCACGGGGCTGGGCGAAGAGGCTGGCGCGGCGATCTCGCGGCACATGGATGTCGACATGATTGCCTTCACCGGTTCCGGCGGCGTGGGGCGTCAGCTCATGAGGGATTCCGGCGACAGTAATCTGAAACGCGTGGCGCTTGAGCTTGGGGGAAAGTCCCCGAATATTGTTCTGGAAGATTGTGAAGATCTGGAAGCGGCCGCACGGGGCGCAGCGTGGGGGATTTTCTACAATCAAGGACAGGTCTGCACAGCAGGGTCACGTTTGCTGGTGCAGAGATCGATCCACCGCGAATTTGTCGAGAAATTGCTGGAAGTCGCAGCACAGATACATCCTGGCGATCCGATGAAGTCTAAAACCGAACTGGGTTCGGTGATCAGCGAACAACATCTGTCGCGCATCCTGGGGCATGTGCAACAAGCTCTGACGGATGGGGCTGAACTCTTGCTGGGCGGCGAGAGAGCACTGGAATCGAGCGGCGGCTTTTACATGCAGCCGACGGTCTTCGACCAAGTTGACCCTCAATGGGCGCTGGCCCGAAAAGAGGTCTTCGGTCCTGTTCTCGCAATCATCCCGTTTGATAGCGAGGATGATGCTTTGGCTATTGCGAATGGCACTGAGTACGGCTTGGCTTCCGGTGTCTGGACGGGGTCCATCTCCAAGGCTCACAGATTTGCACGGGAACTGCGGGCGGGACTGGTGTGGGTCAATGGCTGGGACGCTTGCGACATTACGATGCCGTTTGGTGGCTTCGGACAGTCAGGGTTCGGTCGCGATCGAAGCCTTCATGCTCTGTACAAATATGCTGACCTCAAATCGGTGAGCTTCAGCTTCGACGCCTGA
- a CDS encoding lysozyme inhibitor LprI family protein yields MRLILVAALSMLALSSQAEPACDFQEDMCLAQEAFEAVDAQMEQTLAAIETKIESNGFEDYMVEPDDIRDSLELGQTSWSSYRDAHCAAVFRLMSGGTTRHEDELVCLAELTAARTTQLQSLYEVTTDTITDDDLSWLNGVWFESCGAKQASFRFYVDSDGVYAEVAPDADMPFDEDQLTKADILLARNGFIEVTPYGWDNLFLRVKSAGEDHIIGDLVEIFPNSVAPIEAIDLVRCWAAPDSDE; encoded by the coding sequence ATGAGACTTATATTGGTTGCGGCATTGTCCATGCTCGCTCTGAGCAGTCAGGCGGAACCTGCTTGCGACTTTCAGGAAGACATGTGCTTGGCGCAAGAAGCGTTTGAAGCGGTCGACGCGCAAATGGAACAAACGCTGGCAGCTATCGAGACCAAAATCGAGAGTAACGGGTTCGAGGATTACATGGTCGAGCCTGATGACATCCGCGACAGTCTGGAGCTGGGGCAGACATCCTGGTCGAGTTATCGAGATGCGCATTGCGCCGCCGTCTTTCGCCTGATGAGCGGCGGCACCACCCGCCATGAGGATGAGCTGGTCTGCCTTGCAGAGCTGACCGCGGCGCGGACTACGCAATTGCAGTCGCTTTATGAGGTGACGACGGACACGATTACAGATGACGATCTCAGCTGGCTGAATGGCGTCTGGTTTGAGAGCTGCGGCGCCAAACAGGCTTCATTCCGGTTCTATGTGGACAGCGATGGTGTTTATGCCGAAGTGGCTCCTGATGCGGACATGCCTTTCGATGAAGACCAGTTGACGAAAGCGGACATTCTTCTTGCCCGCAACGGTTTTATAGAAGTGACGCCGTATGGCTGGGACAATCTCTTCTTGCGGGTCAAATCTGCTGGTGAAGATCACATCATCGGAGACCTGGTCGAAATTTTTCCCAATAGCGTCGCTCCGATTGAAGCGATTGATCTTGTCCGATGCTGGGCCGCGCCGGATTCAGATGAATGA
- a CDS encoding uL29 family ribosomal protein: protein MDTAAKLEEGNEIRLICWRDWYDGPVSGLAQWAGKDVWFHLNSDAGEEIRTYEIFALTSEQVAECLAWFEEKREWFETRAPHIRKIRRDIADTAEQERLIPVQELGLREWNCPEIGSPAIAQFTDDYVGAGWFDAERWCPMQDEPDPT from the coding sequence ATGGACACCGCAGCGAAACTCGAGGAAGGCAACGAGATCCGTCTGATCTGCTGGCGGGATTGGTATGACGGTCCGGTGTCCGGGCTCGCGCAATGGGCAGGCAAAGACGTCTGGTTCCACCTCAACAGCGATGCTGGGGAAGAGATCCGCACCTATGAGATTTTTGCGCTTACGTCGGAACAGGTCGCGGAATGTCTGGCCTGGTTTGAAGAAAAGCGCGAATGGTTCGAAACACGAGCGCCGCACATCCGGAAGATAAGACGCGACATTGCCGACACAGCCGAACAGGAACGCCTGATCCCAGTGCAAGAGTTGGGTTTACGGGAGTGGAATTGCCCTGAGATAGGCTCGCCTGCCATTGCGCAATTTACCGACGATTATGTGGGGGCTGGCTGGTTCGATGCCGAGCGATGGTGCCCGATGCAAGACGAACCAGATCCGACCTAG
- a CDS encoding NAD-dependent succinate-semialdehyde dehydrogenase: MCPCQLLEHNVNTTRFSQLTDPAGQLSVTNPATQSVIGRARSYDGEAVSQAIDKAENARTGWAAKTARERASILLSWHNLILENVEDLAEIVTAECGKPLSEARGEIAYGASFIQWFAEEGKRAYGETIPTFAPDKRVLTIQQPIGTCAAITPWNFPVAMITRKVAPALAAGCAMLVKPAEATPLSALALEQLAHEAGVPHDVFRVMPTTDPEAIGDVFCNHPAIRKLSFTGSTNVGQILMAKAAKNVVKLSLELGGNAPFIVFGDADIDAAVEGAIASKFRNAGQTCICANRILVQDAVHDEFVERLTQRVKQLKVGPGSTEGVQIGPLINAKGIQKVSELVDDAVQSGAMIVTGGEIDEAGPLFYTPTVLTGVDASMAITQTEIFGPVAPIIRFKGEADAIRMANDTPFGLAAYFYTRDIGRVWRVMEGLEYGMVASNDGALSTEIAPFGGWKHSGIGREGSRHGLNEYLEIKYCLMGGVNK, encoded by the coding sequence ATGTGCCCGTGCCAACTCTTGGAGCACAATGTGAACACGACGCGATTCAGCCAACTCACAGATCCAGCCGGTCAGCTGTCTGTGACTAATCCCGCAACTCAATCTGTTATAGGTCGCGCAAGATCCTATGATGGCGAGGCCGTATCACAGGCGATCGACAAGGCCGAAAACGCGCGCACCGGCTGGGCAGCGAAGACCGCGAGAGAACGCGCTTCAATCCTGCTCAGCTGGCACAATCTGATACTTGAAAATGTCGAAGACCTCGCTGAGATCGTGACTGCCGAATGCGGCAAACCCCTGTCTGAAGCTCGCGGCGAAATCGCCTATGGAGCTTCTTTCATTCAGTGGTTTGCCGAGGAAGGTAAGCGCGCCTATGGCGAGACCATTCCAACGTTTGCGCCCGACAAGCGCGTCCTAACCATCCAGCAACCAATCGGCACCTGCGCGGCTATCACGCCCTGGAACTTTCCGGTTGCAATGATCACACGTAAAGTCGCACCCGCGCTAGCGGCCGGGTGCGCAATGCTTGTGAAGCCAGCCGAAGCAACCCCGCTTTCTGCCTTGGCACTTGAACAGCTCGCGCACGAGGCCGGCGTCCCTCATGACGTATTCCGCGTCATGCCAACGACCGATCCTGAAGCCATCGGAGACGTGTTCTGTAATCATCCGGCGATCCGGAAACTGTCCTTTACCGGATCAACCAATGTCGGCCAGATTTTGATGGCCAAAGCCGCCAAGAACGTGGTGAAGCTGAGCCTCGAACTGGGCGGGAACGCTCCTTTCATCGTGTTTGGCGACGCCGATATCGATGCCGCCGTCGAAGGCGCGATTGCTTCAAAGTTCCGAAATGCTGGCCAGACCTGCATTTGTGCGAACCGCATTCTTGTTCAGGACGCCGTCCATGACGAGTTCGTGGAGCGCCTGACGCAGCGTGTCAAGCAATTGAAAGTCGGCCCCGGCTCGACTGAGGGCGTACAAATCGGACCTCTGATCAATGCGAAGGGGATTCAGAAAGTAAGCGAGCTCGTTGATGATGCCGTTCAATCGGGAGCGATGATCGTCACGGGCGGGGAAATCGATGAAGCCGGCCCCCTATTCTATACGCCAACTGTGCTGACAGGCGTCGATGCCTCTATGGCCATTACCCAGACTGAAATCTTCGGGCCGGTTGCCCCCATCATTCGCTTCAAGGGCGAGGCAGACGCGATCCGCATGGCCAATGATACGCCATTCGGTCTGGCCGCTTATTTCTACACCCGGGATATCGGCCGGGTCTGGCGAGTGATGGAGGGGCTGGAATATGGAATGGTCGCCTCCAATGACGGCGCCCTATCGACCGAAATAGCCCCGTTTGGCGGCTGGAAGCACTCCGGCATCGGCCGCGAAGGGTCCCGGCATGGCCTCAATGAATATCTGGAAATCAAATATTGCCTCAT
- a CDS encoding NAD(P)/FAD-dependent oxidoreductase, translating to MASYYAASAHPAPQRPKLSGKETADVCIVGAGFTGMSAALELAEKGFNVIVLEAERVGFGASGRNGGQLVNGYSRSLGHIGRHYGEEAERNCGEMALEGATIIRDRIDRFGIECDFAEGGVVAALNERHMRSLREQTEEWHRHGHTSVHMVDRDGIRAHVGSDQYVGGMVDPYGGHFHPLNFLLGEARAFEAMSGRIFESSRVTGVSQGQKPIVKTEDGEVQADHVLLCGNAYLGNAVPKLTQQIMPVSSQVIATEPLGSELAQQLLPTRHCIEDSRFVLDYFRLSADNRLLYGGGTVYGARDIASITGRIRPGMLKTFPQLADVKIDYAWSGNFALTMTRIPQIGRLSDNVLFSHGDSGHGVTTTQMLGRRLAEAVDGDPAKFDTLAAFPYLPFIGGRLFRVPATVLGSWYYSLRDKLGI from the coding sequence ATGGCTTCCTATTATGCGGCTTCCGCTCATCCAGCCCCTCAAAGACCCAAGCTGAGCGGCAAGGAAACGGCGGATGTTTGTATTGTCGGCGCCGGTTTTACCGGTATGTCGGCAGCGCTGGAGCTCGCTGAAAAAGGCTTCAATGTCATCGTTCTAGAGGCTGAACGGGTTGGCTTCGGGGCGTCCGGCCGCAATGGCGGTCAACTTGTCAATGGATACAGCCGTAGCCTCGGGCATATCGGCCGCCATTATGGCGAAGAGGCCGAACGCAATTGTGGTGAGATGGCTCTGGAAGGAGCGACCATCATTCGCGACCGCATCGACAGGTTTGGCATCGAATGTGATTTCGCGGAAGGCGGCGTCGTTGCGGCGCTAAATGAACGTCACATGCGTAGTCTTCGCGAGCAGACTGAAGAGTGGCACCGCCATGGGCATACCAGTGTCCACATGGTGGATCGCGACGGAATACGGGCCCATGTCGGATCTGATCAGTATGTAGGGGGGATGGTTGACCCTTATGGAGGGCATTTTCATCCCCTGAATTTTCTTCTCGGTGAAGCTCGCGCATTCGAAGCGATGTCTGGCCGGATCTTTGAGTCATCGAGAGTAACGGGCGTCTCGCAAGGGCAGAAGCCGATTGTGAAGACAGAAGACGGTGAAGTGCAAGCCGACCATGTCTTGCTCTGTGGCAACGCGTATCTCGGTAATGCTGTGCCTAAGCTAACCCAGCAGATAATGCCGGTTTCCAGTCAGGTGATTGCCACCGAACCGCTCGGTAGCGAGTTGGCGCAGCAGCTTCTTCCTACCCGGCATTGTATCGAGGATTCTCGCTTCGTTCTGGACTACTTCCGGCTCTCGGCAGACAACCGTCTCCTGTATGGTGGCGGTACCGTTTACGGCGCGCGTGACATCGCAAGCATTACCGGTCGGATCCGGCCTGGTATGTTGAAAACCTTCCCTCAACTCGCGGATGTGAAAATCGATTATGCGTGGAGCGGAAATTTCGCCCTGACGATGACGCGCATTCCCCAGATTGGACGCCTCTCCGATAATGTTCTGTTTTCTCATGGCGATAGTGGTCATGGTGTGACGACCACGCAGATGCTGGGACGGCGACTGGCGGAAGCTGTCGACGGTGATCCGGCGAAATTCGATACACTGGCTGCATTCCCTTACCTGCCATTTATAGGCGGAAGATTGTTCAGAGTTCCGGCGACTGTGCTTGGCAGCTGGTACTATTCCCTGCGTGACAAGCTCGGCATCTGA